In Salvelinus fontinalis isolate EN_2023a unplaced genomic scaffold, ASM2944872v1 scaffold_1072, whole genome shotgun sequence, a single genomic region encodes these proteins:
- the LOC129848569 gene encoding microtubule-actin cross-linking factor 1, isoforms 6/7-like: MASVPAHREGIVPKASVPAEREEILQTASVPAQREGILQTSSVPAPREEIHQSAIVPAQREGVLRAASITAQREEIFRASGLIPAHRKGLLRASGLIPAQREGILPAASSISYYQKNKLLRASQLTPAQRKLRFLIASVTAQRKGIFPKASVPAHREWIVPKASVPAEREEILLTASVPVMNENNHPQPPPIIPMVAPLWKMIGGACPPPVDFYSKRRDVRLRYVEHPAMMSITKPEHSDANPQFQTGSRPVAEPETPAVHNNSGGWLSWVFGSGRAKKEVHLPEDKDRSIVWDPTLHRWVNRTEPKVENKCVPPPPPMGTYGYQGNTGSVPKGVNPYSMKAAGLWGSRYPTMNYNDRTNSKPPSHGPGLLTRQLSGLLPPSHFDLMAPMVVPPDTLPY, translated from the exons ATGGCCAGCGTCCCTGCGCACAGGGAGGGGATTGTACCAAAGGCTAGTGTTCCTGCTgagagggaggagatcctccaaacagccagtgtccctgcacagagggaggggattctcCAAACATCAAGTGTCCCTGCACCAAGGGAGGAGATTCACCAGTCAGCCattgtccctgcacagagggagggggttCTCCGAGCAGCTAGCATCACTGCGCAGAGGGAGGAGATCTTcagagcatcaggcctcatccctgcaCATAGGAAGGGGCTCCtccgagcatcaggcctcatccctgcacagagggaggggattcttCCAGCAGCTTCTTCCATCAGCTACTATCAGAAGAATAAGCTCCTCAGAGCATCACAACTCACCCCTGCACAAAGGAAGTTGAGATTCCTGATAGCCAGTGTCACTGCGCAGAGGAAGGGAATCTTCCCAAAGGCCAGCGTCCCTGCGCACAGGGAGTGGATTGTCCCAAAGGCTAGTGtccctgcagagagggaggagatcctcctcacagccagtgtccctgtgaTGAATGAAAACAATCATCCACAACCACCTCCCATCATCCCCATGGTGGCACCACTGTGGAAAATGATTGGTGGAGCGTGTCCTCCACCTGTGGATTTCTATTCCAAGAGAAGAG ATGTCCGACTTAGATATGTTGAGCATCCTGCTATGATGTCCATCACCAAGCCGGAACACTCTGATGCCAACCCTCAGTTCCAGACTGGCAGCCGGCCGGTGGCCGAGCCCGAGACCCCTGCTGTTCACAATAACAGTGGAGGCTGGCTCAGCTGGGTCTTTGGGAGTGGAAGAGCTAAGAAGGAGGTTCATCTACCTGAGGACAAAGACAGATCT ATTGTCTGGGATCCAACTCTGCACAGATGGGTTAACAGAACTGAGCCCAAGGTTGAG AACAAGTgtgtaccaccacctccaccgATGGGGACATATGGATATCAGGGGAACACTGGCAGTGTCCCCAAAGGAGTAAATCCTTACTCTATGAAAGCAG CAGGTCTATGGGGCAGCAGATACCCTACAATGAATTACAATGATAGGACCAACTCAAAGCCTCCAAGCCATGGGCCTGGACTGCTTACTAGACAGCTCTCTGGCTTGCTCCCTCCTTCACACTTTGACCTCATGGCACCAATGGTTGTGCCACCTGACACTCTACCCTACTGA